A region of the Nitrospirota bacterium genome:
AGCACTCCTTGAAGGAAAATATTCTTACTCAATGCAGCAGGGCCTTGAAAACCTGTCTCAATATATGGATTGGATTAACTCATGCCGCCTGCTTGTAACTAACGACAGCCTCGGTCTTCATATTGCCCTTGCGCTCAGGAAAAAGGTGGTAGTGCTTTACGGACCTACAAACCCTAATGAAACATATTTCTACGGCAGGGGTGAGGTTGTATATCCACAGGTGGATTATTCCTGCATTCCCTGTCTTTCTTCAAAGTGCACTCAGGAAAAGACATGCATGGAGTTTATTCAGCCTGAAGAAGTCAAAAAGAGGGTTGATAAGCTTTTAACTTGTTAATTCTCTGTAGCTTGCTACAGGGTTCCTTATTTAATCCTGTTTTTTGTCTGAAGTAGTTTTTAAAGATATGCACCCCTCCTTATATCCCAGTGCGCATGCCCTGGAAAAATCGGCAATGGCTTTTTGATGATTGTTCTTTTTTGCATAAATTAATCCGCGATTGTAATAAGCAAAGGCAAAATCAGGGTTAATGCCGATTGCTTTATCAAAGGTGCTGACAGCCTTGTCATTCCATCCTTTGGATGCATATGCAATGCCGAGATCGGTCAGTGCATTGATGTGCTGAGGATTTAATAGCAAAGCCTGATTGAGATACTCTATTGCCTTATCAGGCTCTCCTTTTTTTATATATATTCCTCCAATTGGGGTAAATATGTTTGCATTGCCCGGTATAAGATTTGATAAGGTAATTAACTCATCAAGCGCATCGTCAAGCGCTTCTTTATTAATATATGCAGTGATTAGATTTTTACGGGCTTCAATATAATCCGGATTAATGCTGACGGCCTGCTGAAATTCTGAGACAGCTTTATCAGTCATTCCATTGGTGATATAGAGACTCCCGAGATTGCTGTGGACCCTTGCCTTTCCCGGACTTTTTTTAGCAATGTCTTCCCATAGAGCAATCTCATTCTGCCAAACGGCATTCCTCTGATAAGCGGCGATGGAGAACACGATAAGTATAGCAGCAAGAGTCAAAAGCGTAAGGCGTGAGGCGTAAGGTGTAAGGCGTAAAGAGAAATAAAAAACGGCGGAGACAAAGGCGATTATTAAACCTATGCTCGGCAGATACAGCCTGTGTTCAAAAATGACGTCTTCAAGGGGCATGACGCTTGATTCAACGGACAGGGTTATGAAAAACCAGAAAATGCCGAAGGCTGTGAAGCGCAAGGTTGAAGGATGAAGATTGAAGGATGAAAGTTTTTTTGAATAATAAAAAAGATAAACACCAAGCCCCAAAACAGATAATAAAAACAGAAACGACAAAAACACATTTGAGTTCAGAAAAGAATTATATATTGGATAGTCATAATCAAGGTTCTGGTTGACCGGCAGAAACAAGAGTCTTAAGTAAGTGACGATTACTCTGAATTGAGTGAATAAATAATCTATTCTCGGTATGGCGGAGGTCCTTGCCGCTTTGTCAACGACATGCAGTAAATCAGCGCCGGATTTATTTATGCCAGTGTAACTTAAGGGGATGATGAGCAGGGTTAATAAGAAAGGCAGGAGATAGAGAAACCGTGAGACGTAAGAAGTAAGACGTGAGGTTGACTGTTGACTGTTGACAGTTGACTGTTGAATTTGAGACTTACTGAAAAAGAAAATTTCATAAAGTACAATGATTATCGGGAGGGTGAAGGCAATTTCCTTAGTCTTCATGGCAAGCACGGCGGAGAGCAAACCAGCACAGTAGAGCAACAGCGCAGAAGTGCGGCAGCGCAATATCGCAAGAGCAGTTTTATTAACTTGCTGTTCTGCTGTTCTACTGCTCTGCTGCTCTGCCTTTAGCCTCCATTTCACATACATTACCAGACTCAGGAGATAAAACATCGTTGCCAGCGAAGTAAACCTCTGATAGATGTAGGTGACCGCTTCGGTTTGAACAGGATGGGAGATAAAGATAAGGGCGGAAAACAAAGCCAGTAGGGAGCAGGAAGTAGGAAATAGGGAGATACCAGCAGTTAGCGGATAGCGGTTAGCAGTTAGTTTGTTACTAACCGCCAACTGCTCACTGCTAATTGCTTTCTCTGAATTCTGACTGCTGAATTCTGACTCCTGACTCCTAACTCCTGACTTGAGCGTCATCAGCACCAGCCAGTACACAAGCAGGGCGTTTATGAGATGAATTAATAAATTAACAACATGGTAGCCTGCTACATTCAGTCCATGTATTTTGTAATTAAGGGCAAAGGTAAAATCGCTTATAAATCTGTTTTTAAATGAATAGGAATAAAATGAATCATGAAGTTTGGCAGATGCAAAAGGATTTTTAAAATATTTAAAATCCTTAATAATGGGATTGTCAACGATGTATCCCCTGTCATCAAATTGAAACGGCACGTTAAATGTGTTGGAATAGGCGAGAAGTCCGAGTATCAGTATCAGCAAAATATGAACTGATTGTTTTTTAAGCATGTAAAACTGTAACATTTTCGGCGTTTATACATCAATTTTTTTGTAATGGACTTTATAGGGAAAAGCCGGGAAATGCCTTAATTGACAAGGGCTTATTATTTATGTGAATATAAAAAGATGGGCGATGAATTCAGGATAGACAGCCACAAGCTTATGTTCCATCCTAAAGAGGTTGCCCGGTGGCTTTTAGGTGAGGAAATCTATCCAATCTATGTAGAAATTTCACCTTCCGGCTCCTGCAATCATAGGTGCATTTTTTGTGCATTGGACTTTATGGGTTACAAGCCGAGGTTTCTTAAGTCAGATGTTCTTAAGGAAAGACTGTATGAGATGGGCAAACTGGGCGTTAAGAGCGTTATGTACGGAGGCGAGGGAGAGCCGTTTCTTCATAAGGACATTGCTGACATTATAGTACATACAAAAATGGCAGGGATTGATGCGGCGATAACCACGAACGGCGTTCTGCTGTCAAAGAGCATTTCGGAGAAAATACTGGGAAGCGTTGTCTGGATTAAAGTCAGCATCAATGCAGGCACGCCTGAAACATATGCAAAAGTTCACAAGACAAAACCGGATGATTTTGAAAGGGTCATAAAGAATCTTGCCGAGGCCGTTAAGGTCAGGCAGGACCGGGGTTTAAACTGTACGCTCGGCGCGCAGATGATTCTCCTGCCTGAAAATGCAGGCGAGGCAGAAACCCTTGCCGGCAGAATGAGGGAAACAGGGCTTAATTATCTGGTGATAAAACCATACTCACAGCACAAGATGAGTCGGACGCAGCAGTACAAGGATATAGATTATTCCTCCTATGATGATTTAAAGGAGAGGCTTTCACGGTTTGACACTGAGAGTTTCAGGGTGATATTCAGGGAGAGGACTATGAAAAAAATAAAAAGGCAGAAAAGGGGATATGATAGATGTCTTGCACTGCCTTTTTGGGCTTATATTGATTCAGCGGGCAATGTATGGGGATGCAGCGCTTATCTGGGAAACGAGGAATTCAGATACGGTGATATTTACAACAACACCTTTCAGGAGATATGGCTCGGTGAACGCCGGAAGCAGTTAATGAAGATGGTTTATGCTAAGCTGGACGCTTCAGGCTGCAGGATTAACTGCAGGATGGATGAGATAAATTTTTACCTGTGGGAGCTTACGCACCCGTCAGCGCATGTGAGTTTTATATGATAGAAACATTTAAGACAGACATTCCGGCTGAGACCCTGAGACAGCTTTTTATCATGATGTTTACAATAAGGCTGTTTGAGGAGAGGATTGCTGGTCTTTACTCTGAACAGGAGATAAAATGCCCGGTCCATCTCTGCACCGGGCAGGAGGCGATAGCCGCAGGAGTGTGCATTCACCTCAGGAAGGAAGATTATATCTTCAGCACCCACCGCTCCCACGGACATTGCATTGCCAAGGGTATGGATTTAAATTCAATAGCCGCTGAATTATACGGAAAGGCTGCGGGATGCAGCAGGGGGCTTGGCGGTTCAATGCACCTTGCTGACCCTGAAAACGGGATTCCGGGCACAACGGCAATTGTCGGCGGATGCATTCCCCTGGCCGTAGGCGCGGCGCTGTCATCAAAGATAAAAAAACAGGACAGGATTTCTGCGGCATTTTTTGGCGACGGGGCCGTGGACAACGGGGTCTTTCATGAGAGCCTTAATTTTGCATCACTAAAGAAACTGCCTGTTATATTTGTGTGTGAAAATAATTAACTCTCCTCAGAAGGCGCGCCAGCCTGACGTTAATATTGCGGACAGGGCTGCCGGCTACGGAATGCCCGGGAGGTGTGTGGACGGCAATGATGTAACGCAGATATACAAGATAGCAGAGGAAGCAGTGCAGAGGGCAAGGGCAGGCGGAGGTCCCACGCTTCTTGAGTTTAAGACATACAGGTGGAAGGCGCATGTAGGCCCAAATCCCGATATTGAGACAGGGTGCAGGCCTGCCGATGAATACGCCTCATGGATAAAAAAGTGCCCTGTTGAGAGATTGGCCCGGCACTTGATTGAAAGCTCAATAGTCTTTGACAAAGATTTAAGCGATATAGAAAAAAAGGTAGAGGAGTCAATAGAGTTTGCAAAGAAAAGTCCTTTCCCCGAACCTGCTAAACTGCTGGACCATGTTTATTAAGGAACCGGTATAAATTTATGCCCTGGACAAAAATTCAGGCGGATGATTCCCGTAAACCCGTTCATTTCGGCGCTGCAAGCAATGCCAAAAGGAAGATTACATACAGAGAGGCGATAAAAGAGGCCCTTTCACAGGCGCTTCAGAGGGATAAAAATGTCTTTCTTATCGGCGAGGGCATAGACGATCCGGGCGGGGTTTTCGGCACGACGACAGGACTGAAAGACAAATTTGGCTCAGAAAGAGTCCTGGACTGCGGTATTGCGGAGAATGGGATGACCGGCGTTGCAATAGGCGCCGCAATAACCGGCCTGAGGCCTGTTTTTATACACATGAGAGTTGATTTTTTGCCTATGTGCATGGACCAGATAATAAATCATGCGGCAAAGTGGAGCTATATGACAGGAGGGCGGGTGAAGGTGCCGCTTACTGTAAGGGCGATTATAGGGCGCGGCTGGGGCTCCGCCGCCCAGCACTCGCAAAGCCTTCAGGCATTGTTTTCACACATACCGGGGCTGAGGGTGGTAATGCCGGCCTCGCCTTATGATGCAAAGGGGCTTTTGCTTGGCAGTATATCAGGAAACAGCCCGACAATCGTGATTGAACACAGATGGCTTTACGACCAGAAAGAAGGTGTGCCTGAGGATATGTATGTGATTAATCCCGGCAGGGGAATTGTCAGGAAAGGGGGAACTGATGTCACTATCGCCGGCGCTTCTTATATGGTTTATGAATCACTCAGGGCGGCAGAGGTGCTTGAGAAGGAGGGCATAAATGCCGAGGTTATAGACCTGCGCTCAATTCAGCCTCTGGATGCTGAGCTTATCAGTGAATCAGTTAGAAAAACAGGAAGGCTTGTAGTGGCTGACACCGGTTGGAAGACATGCGGTGTTTCAGCAGAAGTGGCGGCTATTGCGTCAGAAAGCGCTTATGACAGGCTAAAATCTCCTGTAAAAAGGATTTGTCTTCCTTGGGCGCCGACTCCTGCAAGTTCAGTGTTTGAAAAGGCGTATTATCCGACCTTTGACGATATTGTCAGGGCTGTCAGAGAGATGTTATGAGCGCATATAAGATAAGTGTTGTCATGCCCGGGCTGAATGAGCAGGAAAATATCGCGTCTGCCGTAAAAAATGTGGCGGACTCTTTTGGGGCATTGAAAATTTTAGGGCAGATTGTTGTTGTTAATGACGGCAGTACTGACAGGACAGGGGAAATAGCAGAGTCCCTGTCTGAAAAATATCCCTTTCTCAAGGTAATTCATCATAAATCCCCGCAGGGTATCGGGGCGTCCTTCTGGGACGGAATGAAGGAATCAGACGGAGAGATTGCCGTAATGCTTCCAGGCGACGGTGAAAACGACGCTCATGAAATACTGAGATACCTGCCGCTTATGGAGGATGTGGATATAGCAGTGCCGTTTATTTACAATAAAAGTGTGCGCTCCTTAAGCCGCAGGATATTGTCTTCAATATACAGAGGCATTATAAATATTTCCTTTGGTATGACCCTGAATTACATGAACGGAACGGTTATGTACCGCAAATGCATATTCAATAATATAACGCTCAGGTGCAGGGGTTTTTTTTATCAGACAGAACTGCTGATAAAGTGCATTAGAAACAAATACCTGTATGCAGAGATTCCGTGCGCCTTAAGCCGGAGGGGAAAGGGTGCGTCAAAAGCAACTACATTTAAATCATTGAGGAGGGTTTTTTGCGATTATATCTCAACCTTTATTGAGGTCTATGTAAATGACAGGGGCAGAAAACCCGTATCACCTAAGTCAGTGACTGCTTTAAGGTGGAAACAGGTTGAAGAGGTTGATTGACCATTGATTTGCCATGGATGAATTGATTTTAGACGGGCATAAACTTCAGTGGCACAAAGAGCGTGTTGAGGCATGGCTCCGGGGAGAAAGGATTGCCCCTGTTACCATTGACTGCGCGCTTACGAGGGCATGCACATACAAATGTGTTTATTGCTATGGACAATTGCAGGCAAATGATATAAAGAGGATGACCAAAGATGTTATCTTCCGCTTTCTTGATGATGCCGCAGAAATCGGCGTCAGGGCAATTAGTTTTGTAAGCGACGGAGAAAGCACATGTTCTCCGTATATTTATGACGCCATATTGAGGGGTAAACAGAACGGTCTTGATATGGCGCTGGGGACCAATGGTTTTCTGCTCAAGGATGAAAGGCTTGAGGAAATCCTGCCTGCGCTTACCTATTTGAGATTTAATGTTTCAGCCGCGGACCCCGACAGATATGCCCAAATACACGGATGCCCGAAAAAGGCGTTTACCAAGGTAATCAATACAATGAAAAAGTGCGTAGAGATTAAAAAGAGGAGAAAGCTCAAGGTTACTCTCGGCATGCAGATGGTTTTACTGCCGGAGTTTGCCGACCAGATTATCCCTCTGGCAAAACTCGGCAAGGAGCTTGGAGTTGATTATTTTGTAATAAAACACTGCAGTGATGATGAAGTCTCAAGCCTCGGCGTGGATTATTCAAAATACTTCGGTCTTGTGGATATTTTAAAAGAGGCGGAGTCTTATTCAGATAAAAATTATCTCGTGAAGGTTAAGTGGTCCAAAATATTAAGTGGGGGCAAACGGAGCTATTCGCAGTGTTTTGGTCCTCCGTTTATAATGCAGTTTTCAGGCTCGGGCCTTGTTGCGCCGTGCGGCATGCTGTTTAACAACAAATACAAAAAGTATCATATTGGCAATATTGCTGATACCTCCTTTAAAGAACTCTGGAAGGGAGAGAGGTACTGGGAGGTAATAAATCTTATAGCGTCTGAGAAGTTTAATGCAAGGACCATGTGCGGCTCGCTTTGCCTTCAGCATAAGGTGAATGAATTTTTGTGGGAATTGAAGCAGGGCAAGACGTCTCTTAATAAAAAGGTAAAGAGGACTCCTCAGCATGTTAATTTTATTTAAACATATATGAGTAAAATAATTGACCGCATTAAAAAAATGAAGGGGTGGCATATAGTCCTCGGCATATTTCTCCTGGGCCTTTTCATATTTCTTTCAGTCAGGGCGGCTGATGAATTCCGCTGGAGCGACTGGGGCTTCGGGGACGCCCAGTCAATGCTGTCGCTTAAGCAATGGGACAAAGCAGGCTGGTTTTCCAATTATTTTTTGTTTATACCTC
Encoded here:
- a CDS encoding tetratricopeptide repeat protein; its protein translation is MLKKQSVHILLILILGLLAYSNTFNVPFQFDDRGYIVDNPIIKDFKYFKNPFASAKLHDSFYSYSFKNRFISDFTFALNYKIHGLNVAGYHVVNLLIHLINALLVYWLVLMTLKSGVRSQESEFSSQNSEKAISSEQLAVSNKLTANRYPLTAGISLFPTSCSLLALFSALIFISHPVQTEAVTYIYQRFTSLATMFYLLSLVMYVKWRLKAEQQSSRTAEQQVNKTALAILRCRTSALLLYCAGLLSAVLAMKTKEIAFTLPIIIVLYEIFFFSKSQIQQSTVNSQQSTSRLTSYVSRFLYLLPFLLTLLIIPLSYTGINKSGADLLHVVDKAARTSAIPRIDYLFTQFRVIVTYLRLLFLPVNQNLDYDYPIYNSFLNSNVFLSFLFLLSVLGLGVYLFYYSKKLSSFNLHPSTLRFTAFGIFWFFITLSVESSVMPLEDVIFEHRLYLPSIGLIIAFVSAVFYFSLRLTPYASRLTLLTLAAILIVFSIAAYQRNAVWQNEIALWEDIAKKSPGKARVHSNLGSLYITNGMTDKAVSEFQQAVSINPDYIEARKNLITAYINKEALDDALDELITLSNLIPGNANIFTPIGGIYIKKGEPDKAIEYLNQALLLNPQHINALTDLGIAYASKGWNDKAVSTFDKAIGINPDFAFAYYNRGLIYAKKNNHQKAIADFSRACALGYKEGCISLKTTSDKKQD
- a CDS encoding radical SAM protein — translated: MGDEFRIDSHKLMFHPKEVARWLLGEEIYPIYVEISPSGSCNHRCIFCALDFMGYKPRFLKSDVLKERLYEMGKLGVKSVMYGGEGEPFLHKDIADIIVHTKMAGIDAAITTNGVLLSKSISEKILGSVVWIKVSINAGTPETYAKVHKTKPDDFERVIKNLAEAVKVRQDRGLNCTLGAQMILLPENAGEAETLAGRMRETGLNYLVIKPYSQHKMSRTQQYKDIDYSSYDDLKERLSRFDTESFRVIFRERTMKKIKRQKRGYDRCLALPFWAYIDSAGNVWGCSAYLGNEEFRYGDIYNNTFQEIWLGERRKQLMKMVYAKLDASGCRINCRMDEINFYLWELTHPSAHVSFI
- a CDS encoding alpha-ketoacid dehydrogenase subunit beta, whose amino-acid sequence is MPWTKIQADDSRKPVHFGAASNAKRKITYREAIKEALSQALQRDKNVFLIGEGIDDPGGVFGTTTGLKDKFGSERVLDCGIAENGMTGVAIGAAITGLRPVFIHMRVDFLPMCMDQIINHAAKWSYMTGGRVKVPLTVRAIIGRGWGSAAQHSQSLQALFSHIPGLRVVMPASPYDAKGLLLGSISGNSPTIVIEHRWLYDQKEGVPEDMYVINPGRGIVRKGGTDVTIAGASYMVYESLRAAEVLEKEGINAEVIDLRSIQPLDAELISESVRKTGRLVVADTGWKTCGVSAEVAAIASESAYDRLKSPVKRICLPWAPTPASSVFEKAYYPTFDDIVRAVREML
- a CDS encoding glycosyltransferase family 2 protein — protein: MSAYKISVVMPGLNEQENIASAVKNVADSFGALKILGQIVVVNDGSTDRTGEIAESLSEKYPFLKVIHHKSPQGIGASFWDGMKESDGEIAVMLPGDGENDAHEILRYLPLMEDVDIAVPFIYNKSVRSLSRRILSSIYRGIINISFGMTLNYMNGTVMYRKCIFNNITLRCRGFFYQTELLIKCIRNKYLYAEIPCALSRRGKGASKATTFKSLRRVFCDYISTFIEVYVNDRGRKPVSPKSVTALRWKQVEEVD
- a CDS encoding radical SAM protein, which encodes MDELILDGHKLQWHKERVEAWLRGERIAPVTIDCALTRACTYKCVYCYGQLQANDIKRMTKDVIFRFLDDAAEIGVRAISFVSDGESTCSPYIYDAILRGKQNGLDMALGTNGFLLKDERLEEILPALTYLRFNVSAADPDRYAQIHGCPKKAFTKVINTMKKCVEIKKRRKLKVTLGMQMVLLPEFADQIIPLAKLGKELGVDYFVIKHCSDDEVSSLGVDYSKYFGLVDILKEAESYSDKNYLVKVKWSKILSGGKRSYSQCFGPPFIMQFSGSGLVAPCGMLFNNKYKKYHIGNIADTSFKELWKGERYWEVINLIASEKFNARTMCGSLCLQHKVNEFLWELKQGKTSLNKKVKRTPQHVNFI